The Terriglobales bacterium sequence TCATAACGCCACGAAATATGGGCACTTAGCCCATCTCGCCCCCTTCCCTCCACGGTTAATATCCGGTGAAAACCGGAAGAAACCGGAAAGACTTCCTTGACACTACCGGCAGTGACACTGGTATAACTCGCACCGCAGTAGTTTCCCCCCGAGAAAGCAGAGGACTTCTTCCTCACAGGGCCCGGCCTCTGGAGGCCAACCCGCACCGAGCGCGGGTGCTAGCGTTATCTGTGGAAAGGGCACAGCTGCTATGGCCGATTCGAGAGAGGTAATGAATATTCGGCAAGCTTCCCAGTACCTGGGCGTCAGCCCGGACACGCTCTACAAGTACGTTTACGAGGAGAAGATCCCCGCGTTCAAACTCGGGAACCGCTGGAAGTTCAAGAAGACCATCCTGGACCAGTGGATGGAACGCAAAAGCACCCTCGGCGAAGGCCGGGGCAAGAAGAAACCCAGGGCCGCTCGAGCGGCCGCGGGTCACTAAGAGGCGGGTCGCATGGGTCTATTCGGTGGTGCAAAATCGATCGTGGGTCTCGACATCGGCTCCTCCAGCATCAAGGCGGTCGAGCTGAGGAAGGCCAAGGGCGAGATCCAGGTGGAGCACGTGGGCTTCGAGCCGCTGGCCAGCGACATCGTGGTTGATTCCATGATCGTCGATTCTGGCAGCGTCTCCAGCGCCATTTCCAAGATCTTCAACGAGAACCGGATCACCTCCAAGGCTGTGGCCACCTCGGTCAGCGGCCATTCCGTGATCGTCAAGAAGATCACCATGCAATCGATGTCGGACGCGGAGCTGGCCGAGAGCATCCATACCGAGGCGGCCCAGCACATCCCCTTCGACATCGCCGACGTCAACATCGACTACCAGATCCTCAGCGAGGACACCACCGGCCCCCAGATGGACGTGCTGCTGGTGGCGGTGAAGAAGGACAAGATCCTGAACTACACCAACGTGCTCTCGCTGGCGGGCAAGGCCCCGGCCATTGTCGACATCGACGCCTTCGCCCTGCAGAACTGCTACGAATTCAATTACGACCCCGCCCCCGGCGCCACCGTCGCCCTGCTCAACATCGGCGCCAGCGTGATGAACATCAACATCGTCAAGGGCACGACCCCGCTGTTCACCCGCGACGTCTCCGTGGGCGGCAACCAGTACACCGACTCGCTGCAGAAGGAACTCGACCTCAGCTTCGACGACGCCGAGAGCCTCAAGCTCGGCCAGAAGGTGGGCACGGTCTCGGAAGACGCCAAAATGCCCATCCTGCAGCAGGTCACCGAGATCATCGTGCTGGAGATCCAGAAGACTTTCGATTTCTTCCGCGCGACGGCCAGCGGCGAGCACATCGAGCGCATTTACCTGGCGGGCGGGTCCTCCGTGGTCCCGGGGCTGATGGAAGCCCTGCGCCAGGAGTTCTCCCTCCCGGTCGAGATCCTCAATCCGTTCCAGAAGATCAACGCGGCCGGCGTCGGCGACATTGTGGAACGCAACGCGGGACAACTCGCGGTGGCGGTGGGTTTGGCCCTCAGGAGCTTTGAAACTCTATGATCCGGATCAATCTGCTTGGAGTACCGAAGCCGAAGAAGGGGAAGCGGGCCGCCGTCCCCAGCATGGCCGGGGAAGGCCCCAATCCGATGCTGGTGGGCGTGGTGGTGCTGCTGATCGGCGCGGTGGCCATGGGCGCGTGGTGGTGGAAGCTGAACAACGACGCCAAGGCCATCGCCCAGCGCATGGACATCGCCAGCCGCAAGTATCAGGCGCTGCAGATCGTCAAGCAGCAGTACGACGAACGGGCGAAGCAGGCCGAGATGTACCAGCGGCGGATCAAGGTGATCGACGACCTGCGGGCGCAGCAGTCCGGCCCCGCCACCCTGCTGACCATGATCGGGGACACGGTGAACGCCACCGACGGGGTGTGGCTGGAGAAGATGGTGGACACCGGTTCGACCATCGACATCCAGGGCATGTCGCTGAGCGTGCACGGGGTGGCCAACCTCATGGAGAACCTGCAGAAGTCGGGCAAGTTCAAGTCGGTGGAGATCAAGGAGACGTCGCA is a genomic window containing:
- a CDS encoding helix-turn-helix domain-containing protein translates to MNIRQASQYLGVSPDTLYKYVYEEKIPAFKLGNRWKFKKTILDQWMERKSTLGEGRGKKKPRAARAAAGH
- the pilM gene encoding type IV pilus assembly protein PilM; the protein is MGLFGGAKSIVGLDIGSSSIKAVELRKAKGEIQVEHVGFEPLASDIVVDSMIVDSGSVSSAISKIFNENRITSKAVATSVSGHSVIVKKITMQSMSDAELAESIHTEAAQHIPFDIADVNIDYQILSEDTTGPQMDVLLVAVKKDKILNYTNVLSLAGKAPAIVDIDAFALQNCYEFNYDPAPGATVALLNIGASVMNINIVKGTTPLFTRDVSVGGNQYTDSLQKELDLSFDDAESLKLGQKVGTVSEDAKMPILQQVTEIIVLEIQKTFDFFRATASGEHIERIYLAGGSSVVPGLMEALRQEFSLPVEILNPFQKINAAGVGDIVERNAGQLAVAVGLALRSFETL
- a CDS encoding PilN domain-containing protein, which gives rise to MIRINLLGVPKPKKGKRAAVPSMAGEGPNPMLVGVVVLLIGAVAMGAWWWKLNNDAKAIAQRMDIASRKYQALQIVKQQYDERAKQAEMYQRRIKVIDDLRAQQSGPATLLTMIGDTVNATDGVWLEKMVDTGSTIDIQGMSLSVHGVANLMENLQKSGKFKSVEIKETSQDTQIKDMQAFVFTLTCEKKS